From the genome of Haloferax sp. Atlit-12N:
GACGACGATGGCCGACGTGGAGGCCGTCCTCGACGACGCCGACGAGTGGGGGATGAACGCCTGTATCCCGCCGTGCTACGTCGGCGAGGCGAGCGAGTACGCCCCGGACGTGTTGCTTGCGACGGTCGTCGGCTTCCCCCACGGTCAGCACACGACGACGGCCAAGCGCGAGGAGGCCGTCGACGCGTGGCAGGCCGGCGCGGACGAACTGGACATGGTCATCAACGTCGGTCGGCTCAAAGCCGGCGAGGACGAACTCGTGACCGAGGATATTTCGGAGGTCGTCGCGGCTGTCCCGATTCCCGTGAAGGTCATCATCGAGACGGCGCTCCTCACCGAGGAGGAGAAACACCGCGCCTGCGAGGCGGCCGTCGAGGCCGACGCCGCCTTCGTCAAGACCTCCACCGGCTTCGCCGACGGCGGCGCGACGGTCGAAGACGTGGCGCTCATGGCCGAGTACCTGCCCGTCAAGGCCTCCGGCGGTGTCGGCTCCTACGACGAGGCAGTCGCCATGTTCGAAGCCGGCGCGGAGCGTATCGGCGCGTCGTCGGGCGTCGATATCGTCTCCGGCGCGCCCGAGGAGTAAGTCGGCTGCCAGGCAGTCTTGCGGTTTCACGGTCTCGCAGTTTTGCAGTTTTGCAGTTTCGCGGGCTCGTAGTTTCGCAGTCTTTCGGTCTCGCAGGCGTCGATATATCGCGTCCGTCGCGGGCCCAACATTGATTATTCGACTCCCGAGAACCCAGTACCATGCTCCGAGGCGGACCCGTCGTTCAAATCGGCGTGATTCTCGTGTCTGTACTGGGGCTCTGGGTCGGCGCGCGGCTGTTGGTCGACGCCGCCGTCCGGTCGGCTCGGCGGTTCGGCCTCTCGGAACTCACCATCGGGCTGACAATCGTCGCGATAGGGACCTCCACGCCGGAGCTCTCGGTCGCAGTCGACGCCGCGTACAAGGGGTTGGGCGACATCGCGGTCGCCAACGTCCTCGGCTCGAACATCTACAACGTGGCGTTCGTGTTGGGTGTCATCTCGCTGCTCCGGGTGATTCCGGTCGCGGAGTCACTCGTCTCCCGCGACGGCGTCGCCCTGCTGGCGAGCACGCTCCTCGGTGGACTGGTCCTGTTCGACCTCCGGGTCACGAGGCTCGAAGGCGTCCTCTTAGTCGGGGCGTTCGTCGCCTACACGGCGTATCTGCTCCGCGGCTCCCAGACTGAGACCGACGGAGCGGCCGACCAACCGGCCGACCGACCGGCCGACCGACCGCCCGGCGACAGCAGCGTGACCCGCCCGATAACCGAACGAATCGACTTCCCCGGACGGGACGCCGTGTTCCTCGTGGGCG
Proteins encoded in this window:
- the deoC gene encoding deoxyribose-phosphate aldolase — encoded protein: MNRADLAARIDHTVLGPETTMADVEAVLDDADEWGMNACIPPCYVGEASEYAPDVLLATVVGFPHGQHTTTAKREEAVDAWQAGADELDMVINVGRLKAGEDELVTEDISEVVAAVPIPVKVIIETALLTEEEKHRACEAAVEADAAFVKTSTGFADGGATVEDVALMAEYLPVKASGGVGSYDEAVAMFEAGAERIGASSGVDIVSGAPEE
- a CDS encoding sodium:calcium antiporter, yielding MLRGGPVVQIGVILVSVLGLWVGARLLVDAAVRSARRFGLSELTIGLTIVAIGTSTPELSVAVDAAYKGLGDIAVANVLGSNIYNVAFVLGVISLLRVIPVAESLVSRDGVALLASTLLGGLVLFDLRVTRLEGVLLVGAFVAYTAYLLRGSQTETDGAADQPADRPADRPPGDSSVTRPITERIDFPGRDAVFLVGGLGLVVVSGDYMVLAASELARGAGVSEWVIGGTIVAAGTSTPEFAVSLVALRRGSLGVSVGNVVGSNILNITGIVGVAAIASPLAVSASALGTLAWLVAVTLLIVAALWTGRVLSRLEGAFFATSEVTRWILGLI